Genomic segment of Dactylococcopsis salina PCC 8305:
ACCAAAAGACTTCCCACAGCCACAAGTTTGGGAGGCATTGGGATTGGTAAATTGGAATCCTCCCCCAATTAAAGCGTTACTGTAATCCAGTTGTAAGCCATAGATATACAGTAAACTTTTCGGGTCACAGATAATCTTAAAACCATCGTAATCAAAGACCTCATCATCCTCACGGACATTGCTGGGGTCTTCAAAATCCATCAGATAGGACATTCCAGAACAGCCGCCGTTGCGAACACCCACTCGCAAACAAAGGTCTTTTCCTTGTTCTTCTCGTAACTTATTCAAATGAGTCAGAGCGGTTTCTGAGAGTTGAATACCTTGTTGTTGGGATTGAATTGCTTGTGTCATATTCCCTATTTTTATCAGCTTTTTGTTAGTTTCCACTTTAACAAACTTCAAGTTGTTTAAGTCTAATCAGTCGCCCCAGATTAACTGCTGGAACTCCCTGTAAAGACTCGCCCCAACTGTTTAAAGTTCTCTAAAACATTTCCCGTACCGAGAACCACACATTGTAAGGGATCAGGCGCCACATGAGTCACAATTCCCGTTTCATGGGTGATGAGAGTATCTAATCCTCGCAAGAGAGCGCCACCTCCGGCAAGCATAATCCCTTGATTGATGATATCAGAAGCCAACTCTGGTGGAGTCCGTTCCAAAGTCCGTTTAACTGCTTCCACAATCACCGATAAAGGTTCTGACATACTTTCCCGAATTTCTGGGGCTTTAATCGCCACCATACGCGGTAAACCCGATAATAAATGTAACCCTCGGACTTCCATAGATAAGTCATCATCTCCTTCTGTGGGATAAGCCGAACTCACCCGAATTTTAATTTCCTCGGCGGTTCGTTCCCCAATAACTAGGTTATGAACCTTTTTCATATACTGAGTAATGGAATCGCTGAGTTCATCGCCAGCCACACGGACAGATTCACTTAAAACCGTTCCTTGCAAACTTAAAACAGCGACTTCGGTTGTTCCCCCACCAATATCAATAATCATATTTCCTGTGGGTTCAGCAACGGATAAACCCGCACCAATGGCAGCGGCGACGGGTTCATCAATGAGAAATACATCCCTTGCTCCCGCTTGTAAAGCAGCTTCCATTACCGCTCGTTTTTCCACTCCCGTCACTCCCGAAGGAATACCAATAACAATCCGAGGAGAAACCAACGTTCTACCGCCATGAGCTCTTTTGATAAAGTGTTGCAACATCAACTCGGCGCTGTCAAAATCAGCAATGACTCCATCTCGCAACGGACGTGAGGCGACAATACTGCCAGGAGTTCGTCCTAACATTTGTTTCGCATCTTCTCCAAAAGCGAGTGCTTCCTTGTTATCTTGGTCAATGGCGACCACTGACGGTTCTTTTAGGACAATCCCCTTCCCTGAAACATAAACTAGGGTGTTTGCTGTTCCAAGATCAACGCCCATATTCCGTGAAAAAGATAACCGATTCCAAAAACTCACTCGTTTCTTAGCTCCCAAAGTGCCTTTCATTTTCCCTGCTTTCTTAGAGCAACACACTCTAATTAATGTGGATTTTATTATTTTATCTGGGATTACGTCTAGTAGGGATGATACGGTTTTTATAAAAATCTGAATTTCAGGTTAAACTAAAGGCAGTTTTGAACGCTGTTTGAATGCTGGAGTTAGGTAAGGATGATGAATCTAAATGTGGTGCATTTAGTGGGTCGCGCTGGTGTTGATCCAGAAATCAAATACTTTGAAAGTGGTAAGGTGTTATGTAAATTTCCCATTGCGGTCGATCGACGCACAAAAAAAGATGACAAACCCGATTGGTTTGAGCTAGAAATGTGGGGACGCACGGCGGAAATTGCTTCTGAATATGTCCGCAAAGGAAAACAGGTGGGAATACAAGGGAAGTTAAAAATTGACACTTGGCAAGACCAAAATGGTAATAATCGCTCTAGTCCAAGAATTGCTGTTGATCGATTAGATTTACTTGGATCAAAAGGGGATACTCAAGGGGGATCAAGCTATGATCGTCCCGATGAGTTTTAGAAAATGCGTAAGACGAAAGGGGGAAAAATTTGGCGACATTGGCATAACCCTGTACTCTAGAACTTGTAGCATTAAAAAATAATTAATATGATGAGTCGTTTTCGTCAAGCTGTCGAAGCGCAAGAGTTTTTAGTTACCGCCGAGGTGACTCCTCCGAAAGGAGGAAACCCCGATCGGATGCTACAGGTGGCACAATCTTTAAAAGGGCGCGTTCATGCTGTCAATATCACTGATGGTAGTCGCGCTGTTTTAAGGATGTCCTCTCTAGCTGCTTCGGTTGTGCTATTACGCAATGATATCGAGCCAGTTTGTCAAGTCGCC
This window contains:
- a CDS encoding HesB/IscA family protein, which translates into the protein MTQAIQSQQQGIQLSETALTHLNKLREEQGKDLCLRVGVRNGGCSGMSYLMDFEDPSNVREDDEVFDYDGFKIICDPKSLLYIYGLQLDYSNALIGGGFQFTNPNASQTCGCGKSFGV
- a CDS encoding rod shape-determining protein is translated as MGVDLGTANTLVYVSGKGIVLKEPSVVAIDQDNKEALAFGEDAKQMLGRTPGSIVASRPLRDGVIADFDSAELMLQHFIKRAHGGRTLVSPRIVIGIPSGVTGVEKRAVMEAALQAGARDVFLIDEPVAAAIGAGLSVAEPTGNMIIDIGGGTTEVAVLSLQGTVLSESVRVAGDELSDSITQYMKKVHNLVIGERTAEEIKIRVSSAYPTEGDDDLSMEVRGLHLLSGLPRMVAIKAPEIRESMSEPLSVIVEAVKRTLERTPPELASDIINQGIMLAGGGALLRGLDTLITHETGIVTHVAPDPLQCVVLGTGNVLENFKQLGRVFTGSSSS
- a CDS encoding single-stranded DNA-binding protein — protein: MNLNVVHLVGRAGVDPEIKYFESGKVLCKFPIAVDRRTKKDDKPDWFELEMWGRTAEIASEYVRKGKQVGIQGKLKIDTWQDQNGNNRSSPRIAVDRLDLLGSKGDTQGGSSYDRPDEF